Proteins encoded together in one Impatiens glandulifera chromosome 1, dImpGla2.1, whole genome shotgun sequence window:
- the LOC124921906 gene encoding imidazoleglycerol-phosphate dehydratase 1, chloroplastic-like, with amino-acid sequence MAALNLVNYSSSSSSSKLLKRSVSRIPPSILFRVQFQHHQKLCSSIHHQRVTSTDYQKRSNRTHIICSSSSSAFNNNTSPATSPAIVNDNHGGSRIGEVKRVTKETDVSVRINLDGSGIADSSTGIPFLDHMLDQLASHGLFDVHVRATGDIHIDDHHTNEDVALAIGTALLQALGDRRGISRFGDFSAPLDEALVHVTLDLSGRPHLGYDLKFSTERVGTYDTQLVEHFFQSLVNTSGMTLHIRQLSGTNSHHIIEATFKAFARALRQATEYDARRLGTVPSSKGVLSRS; translated from the exons ATGGCCGCCTTGAATCTTGTGAACTattcctcctcttcttcatcatctaagCTGCTGAAGAGAAGTGTGTCCAGGATTCCTCCGTCGATCCTGTTCCGGGTCCAGTTCCAACACCACCAAAAGCTCTGTTCTTCGATTCACCATCAAAGGGTTACCTCAACGGACTACCAAAAGAGGAGTAATAGAACACACATCATTTGCAGCTCCTCCTCCTCCGCCTTCAATAACAATACTTCTCCGGCTACATCTCCGGCGATTGTCAATG ATAATCATGGAGGAAGTCGAATTGGAGAGGTGAAGAGGGTTACAAAAGAAACGGATGTGTCTGTCAGAATAAACTTGGATGGCTCTGGAATTGCAGATAGCAGCACTGGGATACCATTCCTTGACCATATGTTGGAT CAACTGGCTTCACATGGATTATTTGATGTTCATGTTAGAGCAACCGGTGACATTCATATTGATGACCATCACACAAATGAAGATGTTGCACTTGCTATTGGAACG GCTTTGCTTCAGGCATTAGGTGATAGGAGAGGGATCAGCCGTTTTGGGGACTTCTCAGCTCCACTTGATGAAGCATTGGTGCATGTCACATTG GATTTATCAGGACGGCCTCATTTAGGCTATGATCTAAAATTTTCAACAGAGAGAGTTGGCACATATGATACTCAG CTTGTTGAGCATTTTTTCCAGTCATTGGTTAATACTTCTGGAATGACCCTCCACATTCGCCAG CTTTCTGGGACAAATTCTCATCACATAATTGAGGCAACCTTCAAGGCTTTTGCTAGAGCTCTGCGACAGGCAACCGAGTATGATGCTCGCCGTCTTGGGACTGTACCTAG CTCAAAAGGTGTCCTGTCCCGTTCTTGA